In the genome of Streptacidiphilus rugosus AM-16, one region contains:
- a CDS encoding MBL fold metallo-hydrolase gives MITERAALVLAPNPSPMTLEGTNTWILAEPGSTQAVVVDPGPLDEGHLAAVLAAVEARGCRVAATLLTHGHPDHAEGAERFAALSGSGVRALDPALRLGEEGLSDGDVLEYGGLEVRVVGTPGHTSDSLCFTLPADGAVLTGDTVLGRGTTVVAHPDGRLGDYLDSLRRLRALAADRDVTTILPGHGPVLSDALGAVEYYLAHRENRLAQVAAAVAAGARTPAEVVATVYADVDRALWPAAEWSVRAQLEYLRTQG, from the coding sequence GTGATCACCGAGCGGGCGGCCCTGGTCCTGGCCCCCAACCCGTCGCCGATGACCCTGGAGGGCACCAACACCTGGATCCTGGCCGAGCCGGGTTCCACGCAGGCGGTGGTCGTCGACCCGGGCCCGCTGGACGAGGGCCATCTGGCGGCGGTCCTGGCCGCGGTCGAGGCCCGAGGCTGCCGGGTCGCGGCGACGCTGCTGACCCACGGGCACCCGGACCACGCGGAGGGCGCGGAGCGCTTCGCCGCCCTGTCGGGCAGCGGGGTGCGGGCCCTCGACCCGGCCCTGCGGCTGGGCGAGGAGGGCCTCTCCGACGGCGACGTGCTGGAGTACGGCGGCCTGGAGGTCCGCGTCGTCGGCACACCGGGGCACACCTCGGACTCGCTCTGCTTCACGCTTCCCGCGGACGGCGCGGTCCTGACCGGCGACACGGTCCTGGGCCGCGGCACGACGGTCGTGGCCCACCCCGACGGGCGTCTGGGCGACTACCTCGACTCCCTCCGCCGCCTGCGCGCGCTGGCCGCGGACCGGGACGTGACGACGATCCTCCCGGGCCACGGCCCGGTCCTCTCGGACGCGCTCGGCGCGGTGGAGTACTACCTCGCCCACAGGGAGAACCGCCTCGCGCAGGTCGCCGCCGCGGTCGCCGCCGGCGCCAGGACCCCTGCGGAGGTCGTCGCCACGGTCTACGCCGACGTCGACCGCGCGCTCTGGCCCGCGGCGGAATGGTCCGTCCGCGCCCAACTGGAGTACCTCCGCACCCAGGGGTGA